In Enterobacter cloacae, the following are encoded in one genomic region:
- a CDS encoding deaminase reductase encodes MYGEGGAVHQHHLTQLDRCNLNTEHQMVTTHVFIAASLDGYIARQDGDIDWLLQRDDPAEDHGYAEFIADKDWIVMGRGSYEKVLTFAEWPYDLPVLVLSRQLTDPPVPEALKGKVQFSRRAPKEVIEDLAAQNVHRVYIDGGQLIQSFLREGLVADIVITTVPVLLGSGKPLFGNLLQDVDLTLLSSRSFPSGLVQSHYRVMS; translated from the coding sequence ATGTACGGCGAGGGTGGGGCGGTTCACCAACATCACCTGACTCAACTTGATAGATGCAACCTGAATACGGAGCACCAGATGGTCACTACACACGTTTTTATCGCGGCCAGTCTTGATGGCTACATCGCCCGGCAGGATGGAGATATCGACTGGCTGTTGCAGCGCGATGACCCGGCAGAAGATCACGGTTACGCAGAGTTCATCGCGGACAAAGATTGGATCGTTATGGGCCGGGGAAGCTATGAGAAGGTGCTGACCTTTGCTGAGTGGCCTTATGACCTGCCCGTGCTGGTGCTCTCCCGGCAGCTAACCGATCCCCCCGTGCCCGAGGCGCTTAAGGGAAAAGTGCAGTTCTCCCGCCGCGCACCAAAGGAGGTGATTGAGGATCTGGCGGCACAGAACGTACATCGCGTCTATATCGATGGCGGCCAGTTGATACAGTCGTTCCTGCGTGAGGGGCTGGTCGCTGATATCGTTATCACTACCGTTCCTGTCCTGCTCGGTTCAGGAAAACCGCTGTTCGGAAATCTGCTCCAGGATGTCGATTTGACGTTATTATCAAGCCGCAGCTTCCCTTCGGGCCTGGTGCAGTCGCACTATCGGGTGATGTCATAA